Below is a genomic region from Rhodothermales bacterium.
CGGCGGGCCCGCCGCCGATGACGATGGCATCGAACAGGGAAGGATCAGTCATTATGGTATGTCACTCAACCTGGGTACTCACCCACCACGTGGTGCCGCCGGCATCCGTAAAGCCACCGCGCTTATCGATATCCTCCGCTTGCACGGGTTGTTTCACGACCGTGGCGCCGGCTTCAACGGCACACTCAAAGATGGCGTCGACGTCTTCCACGTACATGTGCACGTGGCTCGGGTTCGCCGGCCAGCCTTCGACCGCATCCGTGGGCATGACGACTGAGTCGTCGATCCGAACCTCTCCGTGTGCGACCTTGCCTTCACTCCCGGGCATCATCCGCAGCGCCTGTGCCCCAAATACGTGGATGAGGAAGTCGAGGGTGCGCTGTGCGCCGTTCACCGTGAGGTACGGGGAGACGGAGGTGTGGCCTTCGGGTTTAAATGCCATGTAGGATTCCTGGTTAGAACCGAGTTATCAATCTACATCGTCTCTACGGAGGATCATCTCGCTCGTTCCTGAGGATCACCCAAGACAAGTGCGCTCATTCAAATCCGCCCCTTTCAGCTATCTGCCATTGTATCAGCTACCATGGATCCCCGCGTTCGCGAGGAAGACGAGGACAAACGTTGTACTCAATCCTCCTCGCCGTAGAGACGCCCCAGTGGCGTCTTAGGCCGTTCAAAGCGGGCCCGCCGGCTGCACCAGGTCCCAGCGATTGCCATACAGGTCCTCGAAGACGGCGACGGTTCCGTACGCCTCCACACTCGGCTCGCGAACAAACCGCACGCCTTTGCCTTTGTAGGCGAGGTAGTCCCGCTCGAAATCGTCGGTGTGGAGAAAAAGGAAGACGCGCCCGCCGGTCTGGTTGCCG
It encodes:
- a CDS encoding VOC family protein — its product is MAFKPEGHTSVSPYLTVNGAQRTLDFLIHVFGAQALRMMPGSEGKVAHGEVRIDDSVVMPTDAVEGWPANPSHVHMYVEDVDAIFECAVEAGATVVKQPVQAEDIDKRGGFTDAGGTTWWVSTQVE